In Chitinophaga sp. HK235, a single window of DNA contains:
- a CDS encoding DUF4126 family protein — MMRAVGLGVVSGMRSVMGPAFASQYANRYPSRQLNGSPLGFMQRENVMRGLQTITAGELVADKVPGVLDRISPGGLVGRAAAGGLAGATVYQSGGDKAWRGALIGAVAAIAASYAFFYLRKYAGEKYKLKDAFAGGVEDVLAVGLGVGATARK; from the coding sequence ATGATGCGTGCGGTTGGACTGGGCGTAGTGTCCGGCATGCGTAGTGTGATGGGGCCGGCTTTTGCCAGTCAATACGCCAATCGTTATCCTTCCCGGCAACTGAATGGCAGCCCGTTGGGGTTTATGCAAAGGGAAAATGTGATGCGAGGGCTGCAGACTATAACAGCCGGTGAGTTGGTAGCAGATAAGGTACCAGGTGTACTGGACCGTATTTCACCCGGAGGGCTGGTGGGCAGGGCTGCGGCCGGTGGACTGGCCGGAGCTACCGTATATCAGTCCGGCGGTGACAAAGCCTGGCGCGGTGCGTTGATTGGTGCTGTGGCGGCAATAGCTGCTTCTTACGCCTTTTTTTATCTGCGGAAATACGCCGGGGAAAAGTATAAGTTAAAAGATGCTTTCGCCGGTGGAGTAGAAGATGTACTGGCTGTAGGGCTTGGCGTAGGTGCTACTGCCCGGAAATAA
- a CDS encoding response regulator encodes MAFSNASDKPSIYFNIISILISLLSLTLGMIVWYLIDFQPAFYLELLIGTLFLALPVIKKFIGLKPSVLLFFIILNSAFVFYGIILGPVASIPLLTVFLMGASHLLIANKKIRNLFWGYVCITVIFLETNYIFNWLPPITILPQSLLIIRLIVIATGTTLNGIVLFFYINTLKKASESKTKYLRETTHEIRTPLNSIMGIAEGLNDKLTLLNDPALRSTFRKETEQLQIASLMIREIINNQLDLAKIEEGRFNEVNNESFNLRECINECILMLRPIASSRRINIILNYDSRLPEYIITDKTIISKIINNLTSNALKYSIEDAVVRFNVLKVNDHINIETNNISSLPKEQLEDIFQPFVSHANKENIAESTGLGLAITQQLVEKIAGTITASKFGNNTIFTLSIPLKEGRKVMETVLPPLVEDMYKDYVILVLEDDSLNQIAIREAIKTMGIEPYFVENGAEGLELLKQIKPDLIITDGKMPVMDGKKFLSILRASSDNNLRNIPVIVASGETFLAEKESFIAVGANDFILKPFSRAELIDVIRKHLPQIKLHAVN; translated from the coding sequence ATGGCATTTAGTAACGCTTCAGATAAACCCTCTATCTATTTCAACATCATTAGTATCCTCATCTCCCTGTTATCCCTTACACTGGGAATGATTGTCTGGTATCTTATTGATTTTCAACCAGCATTTTATCTTGAACTACTCATCGGTACACTATTTCTTGCCTTACCCGTCATAAAGAAATTTATCGGGCTAAAACCCAGTGTGCTTTTATTTTTCATCATACTCAATTCTGCTTTCGTCTTCTATGGTATCATTCTGGGACCCGTAGCATCTATTCCACTGTTGACAGTCTTCCTGATGGGAGCTTCTCACCTTCTTATCGCAAATAAAAAAATACGGAACCTTTTCTGGGGTTACGTATGTATTACAGTCATATTCCTGGAAACCAACTATATCTTCAACTGGCTACCTCCGATTACCATCCTTCCCCAAAGCTTGCTGATTATCCGTTTGATCGTAATCGCCACAGGAACTACCTTAAATGGTATCGTGCTCTTCTTCTATATCAACACGCTCAAAAAAGCCTCCGAATCCAAAACAAAATATCTCCGTGAAACCACCCACGAAATAAGAACGCCGCTCAACTCCATCATGGGTATTGCTGAAGGATTAAATGATAAACTCACACTGTTGAATGATCCTGCATTAAGATCTACCTTCCGTAAGGAAACGGAGCAGCTCCAGATCGCCTCTCTCATGATCAGGGAGATCATTAACAACCAGTTAGACCTTGCCAAGATAGAAGAAGGAAGATTCAATGAAGTAAACAATGAAAGTTTTAATCTCCGGGAATGTATCAATGAATGTATATTGATGCTACGTCCTATTGCTTCCTCCCGAAGGATTAACATTATTCTGAACTATGATAGCCGGCTACCGGAATACATCATTACTGATAAAACGATTATCAGTAAAATCATCAACAATCTTACATCCAATGCGCTGAAGTATTCCATTGAAGATGCAGTGGTCAGGTTTAATGTATTAAAAGTGAATGATCACATCAACATTGAAACGAATAATATCAGTTCATTACCCAAAGAGCAACTGGAAGATATTTTCCAGCCATTCGTTTCTCATGCCAATAAAGAGAATATCGCGGAAAGCACCGGTCTGGGACTCGCTATCACCCAACAACTGGTCGAAAAAATTGCGGGCACCATCACTGCCAGCAAATTTGGCAACAACACTATTTTCACGCTGAGTATTCCCTTGAAGGAAGGCAGGAAAGTGATGGAGACAGTACTGCCTCCGTTAGTAGAGGATATGTATAAAGACTATGTGATACTGGTGCTGGAAGATGATTCATTAAATCAGATAGCTATTCGCGAGGCTATAAAAACAATGGGAATCGAACCCTATTTTGTTGAAAACGGCGCAGAAGGACTGGAACTGCTGAAACAGATAAAACCCGACCTGATTATAACGGATGGAAAAATGCCCGTTATGGATGGGAAAAAGTTTCTTAGTATCCTTAGAGCCTCTAGTGATAATAACCTTCGTAATATCCCTGTCATCGTCGCCTCCGGAGAAACGTTCCTGGCAGAAAAAGAAAGCTTTATAGCAGTCGGTGCAAATGATTTTATCCTTAAACCATTTAGTCGGGCTGAATTAATAGATGTTATCAGAAAACACCTTCCCCAGATAAAATTGCATGCGGTAAACTAA
- a CDS encoding LuxR C-terminal-related transcriptional regulator encodes MNHILKMRVVMMFVTLCMLTAGNIFAQTVQDSLKQVLKQPGLTPEEQVMTRIRMGRALVDGSRKDAIAATETALAMSRSLKDSKYQALAHSALVSLEYTAEDTTLATRHLDSAFLFAKQSGDPLTLASVWYRKGWLESRMGKPHEAVKSFQESLKLGKGLSGNIYETSVYYNLAAIYSDWKDTDNQYRYALASLVSARLRSDPDDMCNAYQAMATSFEYQFDGDSSKRIFLDSALYYNRKAIATYEANASRISFRSTIALLALNTANLYDQYFPRPYRDSAQHYLDIALRIGKETNQQEVVASCYGMMSSFALNDGNYNRASELLLAGLMALKTYPTPDNRLMAHLMEALSDVAERKGDLPTALQYAREYSRYYAKAFDADRMAIAKRLEAQYQARQREQELVSLQEKAAFNRKLNVVYIGLIVACLVALLYLFRSYHFRLQSTIQQQKLLEKEKQDGELLIRLKEEESMRLQLEKQEAELQARLQAEEAARLQAEQQLIQTQKEQLQKDLLAGTLQVEQKNELLQSLQEKLQDKSVQPDLAKQITRMIEMHKRMDKTFETTRSEFENIHPEFFRKLQEKANNTLTKLDLKHCSYISIGLSTKEIASHLGVAPKSILMSRYRIKQKLGLGKDEGLDTYLMAWRENNPPGEATAGEVSGAG; translated from the coding sequence ATGAACCATATCCTAAAAATGAGGGTGGTAATGATGTTTGTCACCCTGTGTATGCTGACGGCGGGTAATATTTTTGCGCAAACTGTGCAGGATTCGCTGAAACAAGTATTGAAACAACCGGGTTTGACACCAGAAGAGCAGGTAATGACGCGTATCAGGATGGGGAGGGCTCTGGTGGACGGCAGCCGCAAAGATGCGATTGCGGCTACAGAGACAGCCCTGGCGATGAGCCGCTCTTTAAAAGACAGCAAATATCAGGCACTGGCGCATTCTGCGCTGGTATCCCTGGAGTATACAGCCGAAGACACTACGCTGGCGACCCGTCATCTGGACAGTGCCTTCCTTTTTGCCAAACAATCAGGCGACCCGCTTACACTGGCCAGTGTATGGTATCGCAAGGGATGGCTGGAAAGCCGTATGGGCAAGCCTCACGAGGCTGTGAAAAGTTTTCAGGAATCACTGAAGCTGGGAAAAGGACTATCTGGCAATATCTACGAAACCAGCGTTTATTATAATCTCGCAGCCATTTATTCTGACTGGAAGGATACGGATAACCAATACCGTTATGCCCTTGCCAGTCTGGTATCTGCCCGGTTAAGATCTGATCCCGACGATATGTGCAATGCCTATCAGGCTATGGCCACCAGTTTTGAATACCAGTTTGATGGAGATAGCAGCAAACGGATATTTCTGGATTCGGCATTGTACTACAACCGCAAAGCCATTGCTACATACGAAGCCAATGCAAGCCGCATCAGTTTCCGCAGTACCATTGCCCTGTTGGCGCTCAATACCGCCAATCTGTATGATCAGTATTTTCCACGCCCTTACCGTGACAGCGCGCAACATTATCTGGATATAGCTCTTAGGATTGGTAAGGAGACCAACCAGCAGGAGGTAGTAGCGAGTTGTTACGGGATGATGAGCAGCTTTGCCCTGAATGACGGCAACTACAACCGGGCTTCGGAACTGCTGCTGGCCGGACTGATGGCACTGAAAACCTATCCAACACCAGACAACCGGTTGATGGCGCATCTGATGGAAGCTCTTTCGGATGTAGCGGAGAGAAAAGGAGATCTGCCTACTGCCTTACAATATGCCCGGGAATACAGCCGCTATTATGCCAAGGCTTTTGATGCCGACCGTATGGCCATTGCCAAACGGCTGGAAGCCCAGTACCAGGCCCGTCAGCGGGAGCAGGAACTGGTGTCGCTGCAGGAGAAGGCGGCATTCAACCGTAAACTGAATGTGGTATATATAGGGCTGATCGTAGCCTGTCTGGTGGCGTTGCTTTATCTGTTCCGCTCTTATCATTTCCGGCTGCAGTCTACCATTCAGCAGCAAAAGCTGCTGGAGAAGGAAAAGCAGGACGGAGAGCTGCTGATACGCCTGAAAGAAGAAGAATCCATGCGCCTGCAGCTGGAGAAGCAGGAAGCAGAACTACAGGCACGGCTGCAGGCAGAAGAAGCAGCCCGGTTACAGGCAGAGCAACAACTTATACAAACGCAGAAGGAACAGCTGCAGAAAGATCTGCTGGCTGGCACTTTACAGGTGGAGCAGAAAAATGAACTGCTGCAATCCCTGCAGGAAAAATTACAGGACAAATCTGTACAGCCTGATCTGGCCAAACAGATTACACGTATGATCGAGATGCATAAACGGATGGACAAAACCTTTGAGACCACCCGTTCGGAATTTGAAAACATCCACCCTGAATTTTTCCGGAAGTTGCAGGAGAAAGCCAATAACACGCTTACCAAACTGGACCTGAAACATTGCTCCTATATTTCAATCGGGTTGTCTACCAAAGAAATAGCGTCCCATCTGGGCGTGGCCCCCAAAAGTATCCTGATGTCGAGATACCGTATCAAACAGAAACTGGGACTGGGCAAGGACGAAGGCCTGGATACCTATCTGATGGCCTGGAGAGAAAATAACCCGCCGGGCGAAGCCACAGCGGGTGAAGTAAGTGGGGCAGGATGA
- a CDS encoding helix-turn-helix domain-containing protein, producing the protein MTRRKETSTNSLNREILNNTCDLAYALDLIGGRWKLLILTNLGDEPVRYSELKKLVPKITERMLALELRALEKNGLIIRNVYASVPPCVGYQLTNLGKSLVPICRQLSGWGAEHRITNNIID; encoded by the coding sequence ATGACCAGAAGAAAGGAAACCTCTACCAACAGTCTGAATAGAGAAATATTGAACAACACCTGCGATCTTGCTTATGCACTGGATCTCATCGGTGGAAGATGGAAACTGCTTATCCTCACCAACCTCGGCGACGAACCTGTTCGTTACAGTGAATTAAAAAAACTGGTACCTAAAATCACAGAAAGAATGCTCGCATTGGAATTACGGGCCCTGGAAAAGAACGGGTTAATCATCAGAAATGTATATGCTAGTGTGCCACCTTGTGTCGGTTACCAGCTCACCAACCTCGGAAAATCACTGGTACCTATCTGCCGCCAGCTGTCCGGATGGGGTGCCGAACATCGAATAACGAATAACATAATTGATTGA
- a CDS encoding ABC transporter permease, which translates to MLRNYLKTAWRNLVNNKVYSALNILGLGTGMAVALLITLWVVNEYSYDRFLPGHEHLYQVMKNNPDNNGGLRTVGTVSMPLADALRKDIPGIRYVSITDWPYNHGLIAGDKKLYLRGSGVSEDYLRMFRFTMLEGDPNTALQEPYSIVLCASTARTLFGSADAMNKTVRIDNQHDLKVTGIIQDVPVNSTLQFKYLIPYTYLIQTQPWMQAARNDWGDNGSQAFVALDPGVSYAAVSAQIKNIIHRYNAQRNEEIFLHPMDRWRLYSNFENGKESGGFITYVRMFTLIGVLVLLIACINFINLSTARSERRAREVGVRKAIGSGRRDLVIQFLLESLMITCLAAVLSVGIVQLVLPAFNQVVASELHIPYEQPLAWGVLSLFILVTAALAGSRPAFYLSSFEPVKVLKGGLQAGRAAVLPRKVLVVAQFAASVALIISTIIIYQQIQYAKKRPVGYSTSRLLYTFMSEDMKHSYDALRQELLQSGMVENVVKASNPVTSIWSRTVLEQWKGHQGNQPLVVSQIDVSSGYFNAMGMQLKEGRDFHDLRAADSGYVIINEAAVKRMGLTAPVAGQQISWRGGERVVIAGVVQDAVMESPFKPVEPAVFTHDDQDATTLLFRLSDKTDTHTALKKITPIFNKHNPGYAFDYVFAADSYDKKFDLETLAGKLAAVFAVLAVFISCLGLFGLAAYMAAQRTREIAIRKVMGASVAQLWLLLSKDFMALVFIGCCIAVPVAFYSLQYWLNKYAYRVSIGPGVFIVAAAGALLITICTISYQAIRAALVNPVRSLKAE; encoded by the coding sequence ATGCTTCGTAATTATCTGAAAACCGCCTGGCGCAATCTTGTTAACAATAAAGTATACAGTGCGCTCAACATCCTGGGACTTGGTACCGGCATGGCAGTGGCTTTGCTGATCACCCTGTGGGTAGTGAATGAATATTCCTATGACCGGTTTTTACCGGGGCATGAACATCTTTACCAGGTTATGAAAAACAACCCTGATAACAATGGGGGACTCAGAACAGTGGGAACTGTATCTATGCCACTGGCAGATGCTTTGCGGAAAGATATTCCAGGCATCCGGTATGTGTCTATCACGGACTGGCCTTATAATCATGGTCTGATTGCCGGTGATAAGAAACTATATCTCCGGGGTAGTGGTGTGAGTGAAGATTATCTGCGTATGTTCCGCTTTACCATGCTGGAAGGCGATCCCAATACCGCTTTACAGGAGCCCTACTCCATCGTGTTATGTGCTTCCACGGCCAGAACATTGTTTGGGTCTGCAGATGCGATGAATAAAACTGTGCGCATCGATAATCAGCATGATCTGAAAGTGACCGGTATCATTCAGGACGTACCAGTCAATTCCACCCTGCAGTTCAAATATCTGATACCTTATACTTACCTGATACAGACACAACCCTGGATGCAGGCTGCGCGTAACGACTGGGGTGATAACGGTTCCCAGGCCTTTGTAGCCCTGGATCCGGGAGTATCCTATGCAGCGGTATCGGCACAGATCAAAAATATTATCCATCGTTATAATGCACAGAGGAATGAAGAGATTTTTCTGCATCCGATGGACAGATGGCGTTTGTACAGCAACTTCGAGAATGGGAAGGAGAGCGGTGGTTTTATCACTTATGTCCGGATGTTTACGCTGATTGGAGTATTGGTATTATTGATTGCCTGTATCAATTTCATCAACCTGTCTACTGCCCGTTCTGAGCGGCGGGCGAGGGAAGTGGGTGTGCGCAAGGCGATTGGTTCGGGGCGGCGTGACCTGGTGATACAGTTTTTGCTGGAGTCGTTGATGATCACTTGTCTGGCGGCGGTATTGAGCGTTGGAATAGTGCAGTTGGTGTTGCCGGCGTTTAACCAGGTGGTGGCCAGTGAGCTGCATATTCCTTATGAGCAGCCGTTGGCATGGGGTGTGTTGTCCTTGTTTATTCTGGTTACTGCAGCGCTGGCGGGAAGCAGGCCGGCTTTTTATCTGTCTTCCTTTGAGCCGGTGAAAGTGCTGAAGGGTGGCCTGCAGGCCGGCAGGGCAGCGGTGCTTCCCCGTAAAGTACTGGTGGTAGCACAGTTTGCGGCATCTGTGGCGCTGATCATCAGCACTATTATTATTTATCAGCAGATTCAGTATGCCAAAAAAAGACCGGTGGGTTACAGCACTTCCCGGTTGTTGTACACCTTTATGAGTGAAGATATGAAGCACAGTTACGATGCGCTGCGTCAGGAGCTGCTGCAGAGTGGTATGGTGGAAAACGTAGTAAAAGCCTCCAATCCGGTAACATCCATCTGGTCGCGTACTGTACTGGAGCAGTGGAAAGGTCATCAGGGAAATCAACCGCTGGTCGTTTCTCAGATTGATGTATCATCAGGTTATTTCAATGCGATGGGCATGCAACTGAAGGAAGGGCGTGACTTTCATGATTTACGGGCAGCAGACTCAGGTTATGTGATTATTAATGAAGCTGCCGTAAAACGTATGGGACTTACCGCTCCGGTAGCCGGACAGCAGATCAGCTGGAGAGGAGGGGAGCGTGTAGTCATTGCCGGTGTAGTACAGGATGCCGTGATGGAATCGCCTTTCAAACCGGTAGAGCCAGCGGTGTTCACACATGATGACCAGGATGCTACTACCTTGTTATTCCGTTTGTCTGACAAAACAGATACACATACCGCCCTTAAGAAGATCACTCCCATCTTCAATAAACATAATCCGGGTTATGCCTTTGATTATGTTTTTGCTGCCGATAGTTATGATAAAAAGTTTGATCTGGAGACGCTGGCAGGTAAGCTGGCCGCTGTTTTCGCAGTGCTGGCCGTTTTTATCTCCTGTCTGGGCCTCTTTGGTCTGGCTGCTTATATGGCCGCACAGCGGACCCGGGAGATTGCCATCCGCAAAGTGATGGGGGCATCCGTAGCGCAGTTGTGGTTATTGTTATCAAAGGATTTTATGGCACTGGTGTTTATTGGTTGCTGTATTGCTGTGCCGGTGGCCTTTTACAGTCTGCAGTACTGGCTGAACAAATACGCCTACCGTGTCAGTATTGGTCCGGGCGTGTTTATAGTGGCAGCAGCCGGTGCGTTGCTGATCACTATCTGTACTATCAGCTACCAGGCCATCAGGGCGGCGCTGGTGAATCCGGTGCGTAGTCTGAAAGCAGAATAA
- a CDS encoding nucleotidyl transferase AbiEii/AbiGii toxin family protein, with the protein MLKEALEKSLLAMEMKPEAFTLIAEDIKTAHPDKDPQTLYLHYKSLFPPNPYLKDEVKIEFSVRSLTEPYEERPIQSLLWEYFPNKAYEETPSMIRTTQPRKTFLEKTFLLHEKFAGIVGQKIPEKNLGSERGSRHLYDIVKMDEQGITNQILNDPAFYNTLQNHRRHWIRLKGFDYTTLHPSTINFVPPNHAIAKYQQDYIAMTNGGMLTTPYHHFNIIHKKLQTINDRFRTLVLPTRINL; encoded by the coding sequence TTGCTCAAAGAAGCACTGGAAAAATCATTGCTGGCTATGGAGATGAAGCCTGAAGCTTTTACGCTGATTGCTGAAGACATCAAAACTGCTCATCCGGATAAAGATCCTCAAACACTATATCTTCATTACAAATCTCTATTCCCTCCTAACCCCTACCTAAAAGACGAAGTCAAAATTGAATTTAGCGTACGATCACTGACCGAACCATATGAAGAAAGGCCTATCCAATCTCTATTATGGGAGTATTTCCCCAATAAAGCATATGAGGAAACACCTTCTATGATCCGAACAACTCAACCCAGAAAAACATTCCTCGAGAAAACATTTTTGCTGCACGAGAAGTTTGCAGGAATTGTCGGGCAAAAGATTCCCGAAAAGAATCTCGGCTCCGAACGAGGCTCACGCCACCTCTACGATATTGTCAAAATGGATGAACAAGGAATTACTAACCAGATTCTAAATGATCCTGCATTTTACAACACCCTTCAAAACCACCGGCGACATTGGATACGACTGAAAGGATTTGACTATACTACATTGCATCCATCCACCATTAATTTTGTGCCTCCCAATCATGCTATTGCAAAATATCAACAGGATTATATTGCCATGACCAACGGAGGAATGCTGACAACTCCTTACCATCATTTTAACATCATTCACAAAAAATTACAGACAATAAACGATCGTTTCAGAACACTGGTATTACCAACACGAATCAACTTATAA
- a CDS encoding nucleotidyl transferase AbiEii/AbiGii toxin family protein: MIRWLNLTDKQRETALAQAEAKSPHIQKAIEKDWWVTLTLKALFNTAHAPHFIFKGGTSLSKGYKLIERFS; the protein is encoded by the coding sequence ATGATCAGATGGTTAAACCTGACAGATAAACAGAGAGAGACTGCACTTGCACAGGCAGAAGCAAAGAGCCCACATATACAAAAAGCCATTGAAAAAGACTGGTGGGTGACTTTAACACTTAAAGCTCTTTTCAATACTGCCCATGCACCTCACTTTATTTTTAAAGGAGGCACTTCCTTAAGCAAAGGATATAAACTAATAGAGCGTTTTTCCTGA
- a CDS encoding DUF4870 domain-containing protein, whose protein sequence is MKTKQWAIIAYITIIGWIIAFVKNKENKDTLVTYHLEQALGLAIASLLWSVAVGVLLSIIPALSALLSILGILPLIFMIFGIINANSGVHKPIPVIGKFFENKFVFLQQ, encoded by the coding sequence ATGAAAACAAAACAATGGGCAATCATCGCTTACATCACGATTATCGGTTGGATCATCGCGTTTGTTAAGAACAAGGAAAACAAAGACACATTAGTAACGTATCATCTCGAACAGGCACTAGGTCTCGCGATAGCAAGCCTGCTATGGTCTGTGGCCGTTGGGGTACTCCTGAGTATTATACCAGCACTGTCTGCGTTACTGTCTATACTGGGAATCCTTCCCCTGATATTTATGATATTCGGGATCATCAATGCCAATAGTGGTGTGCATAAACCCATACCAGTAATCGGAAAGTTCTTCGAAAACAAATTTGTTTTCCTACAGCAATAG
- a CDS encoding DUF6088 family protein, with the protein MESVQKNIENRISRFKKGELIFPADFRGLGSTTAIKMALSRLTTKGKLRRLSHGIYYRPKMDALFGELYPNPEKVAQAVAQKEKVRIMPTGSEALHALGLTTQVPVRRIYLTDGENRQIKMGKTYIEFKHTTPKKMSYQGKLSSLIILALMEIGTESLSDEVLKKLKHLLLHENKSVLVKDLAMAPTRIYDFIIKLIAVGDDQMVKPDR; encoded by the coding sequence ATGGAAAGCGTACAGAAAAATATCGAAAACAGGATTAGCCGGTTTAAAAAGGGAGAATTGATATTCCCGGCTGACTTCAGGGGTCTTGGCTCAACAACTGCCATCAAAATGGCATTGTCCCGCCTGACCACTAAAGGCAAGCTACGCCGCCTTTCCCATGGCATTTATTACCGCCCCAAAATGGATGCTTTGTTTGGAGAATTATATCCTAATCCTGAAAAAGTAGCTCAGGCCGTCGCGCAAAAGGAAAAAGTACGCATTATGCCAACCGGCTCCGAGGCACTCCATGCCCTCGGTCTCACCACCCAGGTACCCGTCCGCCGGATCTACCTAACTGATGGTGAAAATCGACAAATCAAAATGGGTAAAACCTACATTGAATTTAAGCATACCACTCCCAAAAAAATGTCTTATCAGGGAAAGCTGAGTAGCCTGATAATACTTGCGCTGATGGAAATAGGGACTGAATCGCTGAGTGACGAAGTCCTTAAAAAACTTAAACATTTGCTCTTACACGAAAATAAATCTGTACTTGTAAAAGATCTGGCTATGGCTCCTACACGTATATATGATTTCATCATTAAACTTATTGCTGTAGGAGATGATCAGATGGTTAAACCTGACAGATAA
- a CDS encoding acyl-CoA thioesterase — protein sequence MNFYTRKWVKPEDLNAHGTLFGGSLLRWIDEEAAIYSIIQLGTNRCVTKYMSEINFINSARQGDIVELGIKAVHFGRTSLTLTCEVRNKITQKSILTIDRIVFVSVDENGVPAPHGKTKITYTDERLREE from the coding sequence ATGAATTTTTACACACGTAAATGGGTGAAACCGGAAGATCTGAATGCACATGGTACTTTGTTCGGGGGCAGTTTGCTGAGATGGATTGATGAAGAAGCAGCGATTTATTCCATTATTCAGCTGGGTACCAACCGCTGTGTGACGAAATACATGTCTGAGATCAATTTTATTAACTCTGCCCGTCAGGGAGATATTGTGGAGTTGGGGATTAAGGCAGTGCATTTTGGCAGAACGTCACTTACGCTTACCTGTGAAGTGAGAAACAAGATTACTCAGAAAAGTATTCTGACCATCGATAGGATCGTTTTTGTGAGTGTGGATGAAAACGGGGTGCCGGCACCGCATGGTAAGACGAAGATAACGTACACGGATGAACGTTTAAGGGAGGAATAA
- a CDS encoding MFS transporter codes for MKKLAYIGCLGMIGIITTEFGIIGILPQVAAHYHITIDQAGILLSAFALVIAFTGPFMTLLASGFDRKKVMLLAMGLFVLSAGGSALAPPFWLLLVLRILPAFLQPVYISTAIAAAVGSVDKKDAHRMMSVVMGGISIATVTTVPLSTWLAGRFNWEGAFVMQAGVSMLAIVGIWLLLPPMPAGEKKSYGAQLKILGRNDFLLTSCINFVMIAAWFSSYSYFADYLNKEKHMNEEMISSMMLLFGITGVVGNWLAGKVIGKNMVLVTLVLLGGTIVIPVALSFCGYEGWPVAGVIALWGVWYAPCFFTGAANMISAAPDALEFANSLAVSFGNLGVSVGTAVSGMVIATHSVAYAPWVGMVFGMVAIVLVLWRGVLRSRSSNMA; via the coding sequence ATGAAAAAGCTGGCATATATAGGCTGTTTGGGCATGATCGGCATTATCACGACAGAGTTTGGGATCATTGGTATATTACCACAGGTAGCGGCCCACTATCATATTACGATTGACCAGGCGGGCATATTACTCAGTGCTTTTGCGCTGGTGATAGCATTTACGGGGCCATTTATGACATTGCTGGCATCTGGTTTTGACCGGAAGAAGGTGATGTTGCTGGCGATGGGCCTGTTTGTTTTGTCTGCCGGAGGATCAGCATTGGCGCCGCCTTTCTGGCTGTTGCTGGTGCTCCGGATATTACCAGCTTTCCTGCAACCGGTGTATATCTCTACAGCGATTGCGGCGGCGGTGGGTTCAGTCGATAAAAAAGATGCCCACCGGATGATGTCTGTTGTGATGGGAGGTATCAGTATTGCCACGGTGACAACGGTACCGTTGTCTACCTGGCTGGCAGGGCGATTTAACTGGGAGGGAGCTTTTGTTATGCAGGCGGGTGTGAGTATGCTGGCCATTGTGGGAATATGGTTGCTGTTGCCTCCGATGCCGGCAGGGGAGAAGAAGTCGTATGGAGCACAGCTGAAGATATTGGGTAGAAATGATTTTCTGCTGACCTCCTGTATCAACTTTGTGATGATTGCGGCCTGGTTTAGCAGTTATAGCTATTTCGCAGATTATCTCAACAAGGAGAAACATATGAATGAAGAGATGATCAGCAGTATGATGTTGTTGTTTGGTATTACCGGGGTGGTGGGCAACTGGCTGGCGGGCAAGGTAATCGGAAAGAATATGGTACTGGTGACGCTGGTATTGCTGGGAGGAACGATCGTTATTCCGGTAGCCTTATCCTTTTGTGGATATGAAGGTTGGCCGGTGGCAGGTGTTATTGCTTTGTGGGGGGTGTGGTATGCACCTTGTTTTTTTACTGGTGCGGCGAATATGATTTCGGCAGCGCCGGATGCGCTGGAATTCGCTAACAGTCTGGCTGTTTCGTTTGGTAACCTGGGTGTATCAGTGGGTACAGCTGTGAGTGGCATGGTGATCGCGACACATAGTGTGGCTTATGCTCCCTGGGTAGGGATGGTGTTTGGGATGGTGGCAATAGTGCTGGTACTGTGGCGGGGCGTGTTGCGTAGCAGGAGCAGTAACATGGCATGA